Proteins found in one Salvia splendens isolate huo1 chromosome 10, SspV2, whole genome shotgun sequence genomic segment:
- the LOC121750124 gene encoding auxin efflux carrier component 1-like, with protein MISGADFYHVMTAVVPLYVAMILAYGSVKWWKIFTPDQCSGINRFVALFAVPLLSFHFIASNDPYTMNLRFIAADTLQKLIVLALLAVWANVTKRGCLEWTITLFSLSTLPNTLVMGIPLLKGMYGDFSGSLMVQIVVLQCIIWYTLMLFMFEYRGAKLLISEQFPHTAASIVSIHVDSDVMSLDGRHPLETEAEIKQDGKLHVTVRKSNASRSMGFSSNTPRPSNLTNAEIYSLQSSRNPTPRGSSFNHTDFYSMMAGGAHRTSNFGPGEALPSRGPTPRHSNFDEETANNNNNNKPRFHHGAAANYPGPNPGIVSPKAAGKKQRSEEGGKDLHMFVWSSSASPVSDVFGGHDYNSLDQNGKDHVRVTVSPTKVERENEEDYVERDDFSFGKERENGEENKVKVMPPTSVMTRLILIMVWRKLIRNPNTYSSLIGLTWSLVSFRWNVEMPAIIAKSISILSDAGLGMAMFSLGLFMALQPRIIACGNSVASFAMAVRFLTGPAVMAAASIAVGLRGVLLRVAIVQAALPQGIVPFVFAKEYNVHPDILSTGVIFGMLIALPITLVYYILLGL; from the exons atGATAAGCGGAGCAGACTTCTACCACGTGATGACGGCGGTGGTGCCGCTCTACGTGGCCATGATCCTCGCCTACGGCTCCGTGAAATGGTGGAAGATCTTCACCCCGGACCAGTGCTCCGGCATCAACCGCTTTGTCGCCCTCTTCGCCGTCCCCCTCCTCTCCTTCCACTTCATCGCCAGCAACGACCCCTACACCATGAACCTCCGCTTCATCGCCGCCGACACCCTCCAGAAACTCATCGTCCTCGCCCTCCTCGCCGTCTGGGCCAACGTCACCAAGCGCGGCTGCCTCGAGTGGACCATCACCCTCTTCTCCCTCTCCACCCTCCCCAACACCCTCGTCATGGGCATCCCTTTACTCAAGGGCATGTACGGCGACTTCTCCGGCTCCCTCATGGTCCAGATCGTCGTCCTCCAGTGCATCATCTGGTACACCCTCATGCTCTTCATGTTCGAGTACCGCGGCGCCAAGCTCCTCATCTCCGAGCAGTTCCCCCACACCGCCGCCTCCATCGTCTCCATCCACGTCGACTCCGACGTCATGTCCCTCGACGGCCGCCACCCGCTCGAGACCGAGGCCGAAATCAAACAAGACGGGAAACTCCACGTCACCGTCAGGAAATCCAACGCCTCCAGGTCCATGGGATTCTCCTCCAACACCCCGCGCCCCTCCAACCTCACCAACGCCGAGATCTACTCGCTCCAGTCCTCCCGGAACCCCACCCCGAGAGGCTCCAGCTTCAACCACACCGATTTCTACTCCATGATGGCAGGCGGGGCCCACCGCACCTCCAACTTCGGCCCCGGAGAAGCTCTCCCCTCGCGTGGCCCCACCCCCCGCCACTCCAATTTCGATGAGGAGAccgctaataataataataataacaagcCTAGGTTCCACCACGGAGCTGCTGCGAATTACCCGGGGCCGAATCCCGGGATCGTTTCGCCGAAGGCGGCCGGGAAGAAGCAGAGGAGTGAGGAAGGGGGGAAGGATCTGCACATGTTTGTGTGGAGCTCCAGCGCTTCTCCGGTGTCGGATGTTTTCGGCGGCCATGATTATAATTCGTTGGACCAGAATGGGAAGGATCATGTTAGGGTTACTGTTTCTCCGACGAAAG TGGAAAGGGAGAATGAAGAGGATTATGTGGAGAGAGATGATTTCAGCTTTGGGAAGGAGAGAGAGAATGGGGAAGAGAACAAAGTGAAAGTGATGCCTCCAACAAGTGTGATGACAAGGCTCATCTTGATCATGGTTTGGAGGAAGCTCATCAGAAATCCCAACACTTACTCTAGCTTGATTGGCTTAACATGGTCTCTAGTTTCATTTag GTGGAATGTGGAAATGCCTGCAATTATAGCCAAGTCCATATCCATACTGTCAGATGCAGGCCTTGGAATGGCCATGTTCAGTCTAG GTCTGTTCATGGCATTGCAGCCGAGGATCATAGCATGTGGGAATTCGGTGGCCTCCTTTGCAATGGCTGTGAGATTCCTTACAGGACCAGCTGTCATGGCTGCCGCTTCCATCGCCGTTGGCCTCCGCGGTGTTCTCTTGCGCGTCGCCATTGTCCAG GCTGCTCTACCTCAAGGAATTGTCCCCTTTGTTTTTGCCAAGGAGTATAATGTACACCCTGACATTCTCAGCACGGG GGTGATATTTGGAATGTTAATTGCGTTGCCAATAACATTGGTGTACTACATTTTGTTGGGGCTATGA